The Oncorhynchus nerka isolate Pitt River linkage group LG3, Oner_Uvic_2.0, whole genome shotgun sequence genome includes the window GGTCACCAActggtcgatctccaaggcattcctagacGATCGCCAAACATTTCCCTGCGTGCCAGGTAGGTGAATTGTTCCATTTTAAAACTTCCAGGCGGGCCCGGAGAgtaaatcaagtgcactataggcctaccgctggccaatcggatggctcAGATTACCATTAAGTAGTAatgtagcaggcataaaagaaagctacagcGAAGTTGAGATTTTGAGATTTCAgaacttttaaaaccatgattCCACAAATACAGCGACCAAGCTGGTGTTTTTGAGTGTGTGCCTGTTTAAGTTCTtgctcagcactgtcaacactttttaTTCAACACTTTTATTATCCATAAAATGCACGTTCATCCTACTTCCACTCGCGCTACAACCCGCACTaaagctgtaatgaatgagtaggaagGTATATCGATGGGCTTGCGTGGTTATTATTAGCTGCttgggtcttttttaatatcgaggaatatttcactttctctgttcaaAGGAGTAGCAACAAGTATTTGTCTAGAGGCAGAAATAATGTTGTGCGACTCGAGTtttgccatcagctggaagacagtGTCTCTTTTTGGTCTACTGAGGAAAGGGAAAGCGTAGGGACGTTAAGAGGCAAACCTTCAGtctgttgctctctccctctactgagactgaccatcagatacaggcaccatcagcccagtaaaatacATGATTATTTAAATGtagctcactcagctgtgcctccacaagtaatacaacaactgaTCTATTACTGGTGTGATTGTATAGCCTACCTAAAATCTATTAAAATGGTGCGAACAATACATTTGCAGGAcattcaagcaaagccaatatgGGGTGacaatgtattgggcctatagcttactgcaTCAACCTAATtgttacagtactgtttttaatagGTTAATTTTGCATAGGCTTTTTTTTAACGTAATCTTCAAAACAAAAAATCTGTGCGGTAGATCTCAGCTTGCATTTTGATTCAAAGTGATCTTAActcaaaggttggtgaccactccTGTATGGTTAGAGGATGATTAATGAGACATGTATTCATGTCATTATTTCAGATAGGAAAAGCAAACATTCCCTCTGACTGCACCACGTCTTATTGTTCTTATAGATTAGATCCTCTATCACTTCTCTGCCTGTGTGGTTTTCTGATCAATATTACCCATTTCCCGGCCCAGATTCATGCCCCCAGATGACCCGCTTGGTCGTCATGGTCCCAGTCTGGAGAACTTCCTTCggaagaagcctctgctgccAGAACACAAGCGCCAACTCTGTCCTTATGGTAAGATATCAACCATAGAGATATGTGTGTGAGGTACCATAGGGTTCTAATTTGATTGTCTGAACACTGAAGCTTATTCTAAAACCTATCTTGTTGAATCAAAGTACTAAGCTAGGATCAGGTCTCCATTAGGCATAACTGATTTTATATCAGCACTTCTAATCTGAGACTCGTTGTGAAGAATCCAGATACTTTCTCCTGTAGAATTGTAGAGTCAAACTAAAATAATACTGTTATTTTAGATTTAGGTAGTAATACTGTAATAACTGTCATGTTTAGTAACTGTCATTTATGTGTTCTATTTCAGGTAAAAAGTGCACCTATGGCGTGAAGTGTAAGTTCTACCACCCTGAGCGCACTCACCAATCCCACTCCTCGTTGGCTGACGAGCTCAGGGAGAAGGCAAGGCTCTCCTCTGAAAAAGAGGACCGGAATCCCATGATGTcacacctgaggggcccccaGGCCGACCCGGGATCCTTTCCCTCCTATTCTCTGGAGAATGACCTGGAGCACAGGTTGACGTTAGAGCACCGCGGTTCCCTGAGGGAGGGTCCCAAGAGCCAGGTAACTGAGAACATGTTGCTATACTGGGATGGGCCACGCTCCAGTAGGAATCAGCAGGCTCGCAGCCCCACAGCAGTAGGCCAAGGACAGATGGACTGGCCCAGTATGCTCTCCCCCTCCACTACTACTGACCTCCCCTATGCCAGCATCTCCCATGAGTGCCTGGACTCTGGTTTTGGCTCCTATGAGAGCCAGAGCCAGTACTCGGATGTGTCCCAAGGCCACAGCAAGGCCTTCAGGCCCAGGCAGCAGCAGGGCTTCCCCTCTGGTTCCAGACATCCAGGCATACATCCAGAGAGGCTGGCCCAGGACAGCCCCCAGCCCTGCAGGTGTTTCCATTTGGCTCCCTCCTCAGGTCCCCAGCAGCAGCACCACAGCAACCCACACCTCGAGTCCCACTCCCAATCCCAGCTGAGGTATGACACCTACTCGCCTCCTCTGTTCCCACCCAACAtgcaccactacagcctcccctgCAACTTCCAGCAAGACGGGGTGGGGGCACACCATTTCCACCCACATCAGCACCCCCAGAAGTACTGGTCAGACCCCTTCCATGGCGGGGTCCCCCAGGCTAGGGCATCCTGTAGCCTCCCCCCCGGCCCCAACCCTACCCCGCATGGAGCCCCCCACTCATGCTCCTCTTACAGGAATCAGCAGGAACACGACTCCTGGGCCCAGCCACCTCCACCTTCTGCctttgacacagagagagaggagctccgTAAGAAACTGCAGGCCATTTTCAACCCCCACCAGGTGGATACGGTCATGGAGATGTTCCCTCACCTGATGGACGCCCAGAAGCTGGCTGCAGAGATCCTCAACCTCAAATCTCAGAGAGGTGCCTTCTGATGCCTCTAAGCATCTTGTCTAAGGGGTTGATTCAGGGTTGAGATAAGCTTGCACAACTCTTAACTTCCATGTAAATCATTCATTGATGTCAATGGGATACTTGGGTGAAAATGTGCCTTGGGTAATTCTCTTGCTCTTTTCCTTTAATTTACTCTAACGGTTTGAACTGTTTTGAATGTGAAAGGGCAAcattttgttgttgatgttgtcctTCCTTCGCGATCATGTTCTTGCATAGCTTATGTGAAATCCATGACAGGTAGTGTGTTCACAGTTTGGGAGAAGTGTGGAGAATCGGCATGAATCCCCTGCCGTGTTTAACTGGATTATTTGAGATTTTGACTTATTGAAGTTGTATACATTTATAACAGTGTAGTCAAATCTTGCCTTTAGACTCAGTACCACGGCAAAAGTGAATCTAGAGCGTTTGACTGTTGATGCATATTGTATCATCATTTGGGATATACGGTATGTGATCTCTCGTTTGTCCGAAATTCAGCTCTCATGCAATAAGAAATAATTGTCTAAAATAATGTCCTTGTCTAAAATGTCACCtttttactgttttttttatATTGTGGTTCTGATGGCCATAATGTATTTCCTGTCTCATAGACACATATTCAGTTTTCCATCTCTTTATGCAGTGTGGAATGCAATGGTATACCTTTTTCCGTGTATAAAGCTACGCCCAAAGAGCCCCAACCACTATGCAGTATCCTTTTAACCAAGAGTATATGTGGAAGAAGCTGCCAAAGAACTGAATGAATGTTTTAGAAGCACTTTGTCATTGATCCAAATGTTCTAATTCCCTCATAGACCAGAATGTGACTTTTTCAGCAAGATTGATGTATGAAAATATGTGTACTGTAATATGGCTTGTGAGGGTCTCTTGTATCACCAAAGACTGGGTAAATCCAATAGAtattttaaagtaactgtccagtgtttcccgatttctatgaaatatgacctataattaattacaatacAGTACGAGTGAAATGGTTTTCCTTCCAAAATGTTTTAAGTAGgttaaaaagcagcttttctgtgttggaatggtgtgggcgtaccccaacagaatggtgtgagcgtaccccaacagaatggtgtgagcgtaccccaacagaatggtgtgagcgtaccccaacagaatggtgtgggcgtaccccaacagaatggtgtgggcgtaccccaacagaatggtgtgagcgTATATCATTTTTTTATATTCATGCGAATAGACTGCTGATTGGCTATCTCAAGCTCCTCAGGAGGATGACAACATCCTCTGAGGAAATATTTTATAAAATGCTTGCTGTTTGTTTGAGTTTAAGGGTATTTTCTTAATGGTttctccaatttatgctttggccacataCGAGTATAATATGAGTCatcaacattatttgggtatgagtgAACAGAATATTAACTTTTTTTAAAAGTGAGATTTCCACTGGACAATTACTTTAACAATGTTTCTATATTAGTTGTTGGCTATCCACTTTATAGATTTTTAAGTGCCTAAATATGTCAAATGTATAAATCAATTATCATGGACATTTGGAGTAGAGTTCTTGGTCTAAACAAATTGttaaactttttattttttattttaaactgTTTATTTTACAGCATGGTAAGTACTAGCTAGGTATTTAAAGTCAGAATGTTGTTATTATTATGAAGCTGGTGGTACCAAGAGATAGCATATCAGGTTATTAGTGTTAATGCAGTCATAACTACATGGTACTTTAAATAATTAACAGGTAACACTAGGCATTTTATTTCAATGcaaatattatatattttttagagTAGGCCACTTTTTCTTCAGACTACAAATAGGTACTATACCAAATAGTTCAATTTGTTGCCAAGTACTTTCCAGTACCTAGTACTTATCTGTAATAAAGGGTTGCTCACTCATTTTCTATTCATTTATATAGCACTTAACCACTGCCTTTAAATGTTGGGAAATCATGTTACACTAAAAGGAGAGGTTTGAAATATACCCGTCTGTATTTTCTAATGTCATGTCTCTGTATTGTCTCAAGCTACTGCACTATGATACGGCACGTCTATTGTTTCAGTGCCTGAGAGTGTAGACAGTCATATGCTCCATGATGAGGATCTGATGATGACCATAGCTCAGGGCtctgcaaccctgttcctggaaagcCACCCTCATGTAGGTTTTAGCGAGATGAAGTTCTTGCCACAAGGTCAACAGAAACCACATACCAATTTAGTTCGTGTCAACTTTCCCGGATATTCCATTATCGCTAGACAACACTAGCTAATATCTGTCTAGCAGCTGGCTACGGCgtgtttgctagctagcttgctCTTTGAAGATGTTTCCATCCAAAATGTTAGCAAAGCGACACtatcttaactcctcctccacatttccTGGATcggttgaacagtgcagaagagaacctctCCAAACAGTTTTTTTCTTCTCGTCAGGACCCAAATGTGGGGTGTCCCGCTCAGGTGTTTTACGCCTGCTACGATAGGTTAGCTAAATACCATTTAAATATGCGATGTCATGTAGATACTTTAGACATGTTGTGAGACGTGATGGCATGTCCCTGTCATTCTGTAAATATACATTAGGCTCACAGTGTAACAAAGAATCTTCATTTAATTGAATGTCATACAGAGTTACCTTTTAAGTGTAATTCCACCATTTTATTAACCTCATGTTCATTGTGGTGCTGAAGAGGAGGGTCAAATGTGGTGTGAgacctagattcaatcagatcaagcgttaACCGGTGATAGCCGACACCCACATAGCTGATATTTTGACTGTGTCGGAGGTGTAACTGCATTGGAGCTGTCAAATcagtgagcagctgctcttgatcATTGTCGGGAAGCTACACCAGAATGAGAAAGTGTAGGCTAAACAGACATTAAAAAGCTGAGGGACGGGGCTGGAGAAatataaccactctcaaattcagagAAAGAGCTatggaggcaaggactgaccatccatgatatcaaaatgatagctTCAACTATGTTTTTGGGGCTATATGGTGTTTAAAttgactttgtttacaaacattggagtaaaatatTTTGTTTTGGGTTCTGACGGGGTACTGTAGTTGAACTCATTAAGTTATTTGCTTCAATAATCACTGggtatatatcattaatttataaaTCCAAAAATGGATTGCGCCTTTTAAGGCTTAGACTCATGCCAGATTTGATGAAGCTAGTTATTGAATATGCCAAGCTAACATGTATCATGCTCATG containing:
- the LOC115105638 gene encoding ribonuclease ZC3H12A; translation: MDQAFPSLQTPATSPFEPNTGELQLRVDFFRKLGYSPMEVRSALLKLGLSTDTNSVLGELVRSGASTSTSNSTIPESGDDTTGPTSHTGSSMASSRNHGPKRDRPVPLLEDRRDTDSELKPIVIDGSNVAMSHGNKQVFSCRGIELAVIYFLDRGHSTVIVFVPSWRKEQPRPDVPITDQHILMELEKKKIVVFTPSRRVGGKRVVCYDDRFIVKHAYESDGVIVSNDTYRDLQGERPEWKRCIEERLLMYSFVNDKFMPPDDPLGRHGPSLENFLRKKPLLPEHKRQLCPYGKKCTYGVKCKFYHPERTHQSHSSLADELREKARLSSEKEDRNPMMSHLRGPQADPGSFPSYSLENDLEHRLTLEHRGSLREGPKSQVTENMLLYWDGPRSSRNQQARSPTAVGQGQMDWPSMLSPSTTTDLPYASISHECLDSGFGSYESQSQYSDVSQGHSKAFRPRQQQGFPSGSRHPGIHPERLAQDSPQPCRCFHLAPSSGPQQQHHSNPHLESHSQSQLRYDTYSPPLFPPNMHHYSLPCNFQQDGVGAHHFHPHQHPQKYWSDPFHGGVPQARASCSLPPGPNPTPHGAPHSCSSYRNQQEHDSWAQPPPPSAFDTEREELRKKLQAIFNPHQVDTVMEMFPHLMDAQKLAAEILNLKSQRGAF